The Propionispora hippei DSM 15287 genome includes a window with the following:
- a CDS encoding sigma-E processing peptidase SpoIIGA: MQIYGDVVLLINILVNSILFLLTAWGTGISYSLWRIFAAAAAGSIYSLAEVFTNFDLLYTIPAKLLVSAVLLLLCFGKRPVKTFLLLLGVFYAASFFLGGAILGWLYFIQNHGWLERSQLALQSVTWQQVSGGLVLGIFLIYFVFKRMLSRIEAKSSLYQLIIDYAGKTVQLPAILDTGNHLRTLLGRTPVIVVDYQALKSILSDQAAQFLRETPQECWLSDFVECKDRVWLQRVQIIPYRSVGDCSMILGFRPDRITILTPDREFQVHDVVIGIYPSELAGDQSFRGLLPGGIFAESHIISSKIREAGSVCA, from the coding sequence ATGCAAATATACGGAGATGTTGTGCTGCTAATTAATATCCTGGTAAACAGTATACTTTTTCTGCTGACAGCCTGGGGAACAGGCATTTCCTATTCGCTTTGGCGTATTTTTGCGGCCGCCGCAGCCGGAAGCATATATTCACTGGCGGAAGTTTTCACAAATTTTGACCTTCTGTATACCATACCGGCCAAATTGCTGGTTTCTGCCGTATTGCTGCTGCTTTGTTTTGGCAAAAGGCCGGTCAAAACATTTTTATTACTTTTAGGAGTTTTTTATGCCGCCTCTTTTTTCTTAGGCGGAGCTATTTTGGGCTGGCTATATTTTATCCAAAACCATGGGTGGCTGGAACGGTCGCAGCTTGCTTTGCAGAGTGTCACCTGGCAACAGGTGAGCGGCGGGTTAGTATTGGGAATTTTTCTGATTTATTTCGTTTTTAAACGGATGCTGAGTCGTATAGAAGCGAAAAGCTCCTTATATCAGCTGATTATTGATTATGCGGGGAAAACAGTTCAGCTCCCTGCTATATTGGACACAGGCAATCATTTGCGCACCTTGCTTGGCAGAACGCCTGTCATTGTCGTTGACTACCAAGCACTGAAGAGCATTTTGAGCGATCAGGCTGCTCAGTTTTTGCGTGAGACACCCCAGGAATGTTGGCTGTCTGACTTTGTCGAGTGCAAGGATAGGGTTTGGCTGCAACGGGTACAGATCATTCCCTATCGTTCCGTGGGCGACTGTAGTATGATATTGGGGTTTCGTCCCGACCGGATTACTATCCTGACACCGGACCGTGAATTTCAGGTGCATGACGTGGTTATTGGAATATATCCGTCGGAATTGGCGGGAGATCAATCTTTCCGGGGACTGCTGCCTGGCGGGATATTTGCGGAAAGTCACATTATTAGCAGTAAGATTAGGGAGGCAGGTAGTGTATGCGCTTAA
- the sigE gene encoding RNA polymerase sporulation sigma factor SigE, with protein sequence MRLNWLKFKLLVKLKFIVLLQFLHILKPDEVFYVGSTEILPPPLSNDEEVFLLTRLQKGDKAVKSIFIERNLRLVVYIARKFENTGVGIEDLVSIGTIGLIKAVNTFDPVKKIKLATYASRCIENEILMYLRRNSKTRTEVSFDEPLNIDWDGNELLLSDVLGTENDIIYKSIEEEVDKNLLYHAMNTLSGRERKIMELRFGLNQDGIELTQKEVADMLGISQSYISRLEKRIIKRLRKEIIKME encoded by the coding sequence ATGCGCTTAAATTGGCTCAAATTCAAGTTGTTAGTAAAATTGAAATTTATTGTTCTGTTGCAATTCCTGCACATCTTAAAACCGGACGAAGTATTTTATGTGGGCAGTACGGAAATCTTGCCTCCGCCGCTCAGCAATGATGAAGAGGTTTTTCTCCTAACCCGTCTGCAAAAGGGTGACAAAGCGGTAAAAAGTATTTTTATCGAACGTAATTTGCGACTGGTCGTATACATTGCCCGAAAATTTGAAAACACCGGGGTAGGTATTGAGGATTTGGTCAGTATCGGCACGATTGGTTTGATTAAAGCGGTAAACACCTTTGACCCGGTCAAAAAAATCAAGCTGGCGACTTATGCCTCCCGCTGTATTGAAAATGAAATTCTGATGTATTTGCGGCGCAACAGCAAAACCCGGACAGAAGTTTCCTTTGACGAGCCGCTTAATATTGACTGGGATGGCAATGAACTGCTGCTGTCCGATGTATTGGGGACGGAAAATGATATTATCTATAAATCCATTGAGGAAGAAGTGGACAAAAACCTGTTGTATCATGCGATGAACACGCTGTCCGGCCGGGAGCGTAAAATCATGGAGCTGCGGTTCGGTCTCAATCAGGACGGAATTGAATTGACCCAGAAGGAAGTCGCTGATATGCTGGGCATTTCCCAGTCGTATATTTCAAGACTGGAAAAACGCATTATTAAGCGATTGCGCAAGGAGATTATCAAAATGGAATAG
- a CDS encoding NUDIX domain-containing protein, which yields MRTLDEKFLDSKFVYDGRLLKVYSDRVLLPNGKESFREIVKHPGAVAVVPVLDNGDIVMVRQYRYPVGDTMLEIPAGKLDPGEAPEACVIRELAEETGYVSGHIRKLTAIYTTPGFSNEVIHIYLATDLVMTEQNTDEDEFINVETYSKEQLKEMVVTGVIQDAKTIIGLLLAGL from the coding sequence GTGAGGACATTGGATGAGAAGTTTTTAGACTCGAAGTTTGTCTATGACGGTCGTTTGTTAAAGGTATATTCAGATAGAGTGCTGCTGCCCAATGGCAAGGAGTCCTTCCGGGAAATCGTCAAGCATCCGGGAGCGGTTGCGGTGGTTCCGGTACTGGATAACGGCGATATTGTTATGGTCCGGCAGTACCGGTATCCGGTTGGCGATACTATGCTGGAGATTCCCGCCGGCAAGCTCGATCCGGGAGAAGCCCCAGAGGCTTGTGTGATACGGGAGCTGGCGGAGGAAACCGGCTATGTGTCGGGGCATATTCGTAAGTTGACAGCCATTTATACTACGCCCGGCTTTAGCAATGAAGTGATTCATATTTATTTGGCTACGGATCTGGTTATGACCGAACAGAATACCGATGAGGACGAATTTATCAACGTGGAAACCTACAGTAAGGAACAGTTAAAGGAGATGGTCGTTACCGGTGTGATTCAGGATGCCAAAACCATCATCGGCCTGCTACTGGCTGGCCTATAG
- a CDS encoding endonuclease Q family protein, with protein MRQFFADLHIHVGQTADGKWIKIPSSRHLTVENILVEATTRKGLQLVGIVDALSPLVMADVTRLVEQGLLRQAGGGGYLYEQKTLLLLGAEIETAEADGRLAHTLVYLPDLDAMRDFSRYMSRHIKNVELSTQNAHMPFQKLVQLAASFEAVIIPAHVFTPFKSLYGACSERLSKLVSDRELAKLSAIELGLSADSDMADRLAELAGFSFVTNSDAHSPQKIAREYTAFLLERADFSQFRAALARTGSNRILANYGLDPRLGKYHRNLCNACGQSGIELIGGPESICSHCGSKKVVRGVRERIEILADWESSRHPAYRPPYFYQIPLEFIPGLGAKTLGKLLASFGTEMNILHQVSLLELERVAGKAIAGQIARIRSGSVSITEGAGGIYGKLNIE; from the coding sequence ATGAGGCAGTTTTTTGCGGATTTACATATTCATGTCGGACAAACGGCCGACGGCAAGTGGATAAAGATTCCTTCCTCACGCCATTTGACGGTGGAAAATATCCTGGTAGAGGCTACCACGCGCAAGGGACTCCAACTGGTGGGCATTGTCGATGCCCTGTCGCCGTTGGTCATGGCTGACGTAACAAGGCTGGTGGAACAAGGCCTGCTGAGACAAGCAGGAGGCGGCGGTTATCTGTATGAACAAAAGACTCTGCTGTTGCTGGGAGCTGAGATTGAGACAGCGGAGGCCGACGGCCGGCTGGCCCATACTCTGGTGTATTTGCCTGATCTTGATGCGATGCGGGACTTTTCGCGTTATATGTCACGTCATATAAAGAATGTGGAGCTGAGTACCCAAAATGCCCATATGCCGTTTCAGAAGCTGGTGCAGCTTGCGGCTTCCTTTGAAGCTGTCATTATTCCGGCTCATGTGTTTACGCCGTTTAAGAGCCTCTACGGCGCTTGTAGTGAGCGGTTGTCAAAGCTGGTGTCCGATCGGGAGCTGGCAAAGCTTAGTGCCATTGAGCTGGGCTTGAGTGCCGACAGTGATATGGCTGACCGGTTGGCCGAGTTAGCCGGCTTTTCCTTTGTAACTAATTCAGACGCTCATTCGCCGCAAAAAATAGCCAGAGAGTATACCGCCTTTTTGCTGGAAAGGGCCGATTTTAGTCAATTCCGGGCGGCTTTGGCGCGAACCGGCAGTAACCGCATTCTCGCCAATTACGGTCTTGATCCCCGGCTGGGCAAATATCACCGTAATTTGTGCAATGCCTGCGGGCAAAGCGGTATCGAGCTAATTGGCGGTCCCGAATCTATCTGCTCCCATTGTGGCAGCAAGAAGGTGGTTCGCGGGGTCCGGGAGCGGATTGAAATTCTCGCCGACTGGGAAAGTTCCAGGCATCCGGCGTATCGGCCGCCTTATTTCTATCAAATTCCTTTGGAATTTATTCCAGGCCTGGGTGCTAAAACGCTTGGCAAACTGCTCGCTTCGTTCGGGACAGAAATGAATATCCTGCACCAGGTTTCTCTGCTTGAACTGGAAAGAGTGGCTGGAAAGGCGATTGCCGGACAGATTGCCAGAATCCGTAGCGGTTCTGTCAGCATCACGGAAGGTGCCGGCGGCATTTATGGAAAACTAAACATAGAATGA
- the spoIIM gene encoding stage II sporulation protein M → MWGYVRQNLIQHVRANAVAYFFTILIFLIGVVLGALSVKILPADQKAELAGYLQIFFNGLGSGQGDVAGLLGTVMFHNAKVIGLMWLLGFTIVGIPFVLFILFTRGFIIGFTVGFLVNEYIVKGLLFALAAVLPHNFLVIPAVFITSVAATNFSLMLLKRKGNSSGNLLYASFAYSCLCLIMVIVMLLAALVEVYISPVFMKMIVNMFLNG, encoded by the coding sequence ATGTGGGGATACGTACGTCAAAATTTAATTCAGCATGTAAGAGCCAATGCCGTTGCCTATTTTTTTACCATTCTTATTTTTCTTATCGGGGTGGTCCTGGGAGCCCTATCGGTTAAAATTTTGCCTGCCGATCAAAAGGCGGAGCTGGCCGGATATCTGCAAATTTTTTTTAACGGTCTGGGAAGCGGGCAGGGAGATGTGGCAGGACTGCTGGGGACTGTCATGTTTCACAACGCGAAAGTCATTGGGCTGATGTGGCTGCTGGGCTTTACCATTGTTGGCATTCCTTTTGTTTTGTTCATCTTGTTTACCCGGGGCTTTATTATTGGCTTTACTGTGGGATTTTTGGTGAATGAATATATTGTGAAGGGTTTGCTCTTTGCTTTGGCCGCTGTTTTGCCGCATAATTTTCTGGTTATTCCCGCCGTTTTCATTACCAGTGTAGCGGCTACGAACTTTTCCCTGATGCTTTTAAAGCGGAAGGGAAATAGCAGCGGCAATTTGTTGTATGCTTCCTTTGCTTATTCCTGCCTTTGCCTGATCATGGTCATCGTTATGCTGCTGGCTGCCCTGGTAGAAGTATATATTTCACCTGTATTTATGAAGATGATTGTCAATATGTTTTTGAACGGGTAA
- the xerD gene encoding site-specific tyrosine recombinase XerD produces MEGFVNEFITYLAVERGLAQNTLESYGRDLRQFQEYLENSKMEFLKDSNRNTILAYLTNLQTKGRAVSTISRNLAAIKSFYQYLVREHYLEKDPAAHLESPKLEKKLPKILTVGEVEELLKQPNSFLPAGLRDKAMLELLYATGIRVSELISLNISDVNLDMGYIKCYGKGSKERIVPLGSIASKCVQDYMSKGRPKLVRTYEEPSLFVNHHGNRLTRQGFWKIIKKYAQEANITKQITPHTLRHSFATHLLENGADLRSVQEMLGHADISTTQIYTHVTKNRLKEVYDKAHPRA; encoded by the coding sequence ATGGAAGGCTTTGTTAATGAGTTTATTACTTATTTGGCAGTGGAACGGGGGCTGGCGCAAAACACGTTAGAGTCCTACGGACGTGATTTGCGCCAGTTCCAGGAATATTTGGAAAATAGTAAAATGGAGTTTTTGAAGGATTCAAACCGTAATACCATTCTAGCTTATTTAACTAATCTTCAAACTAAGGGGAGAGCCGTATCTACTATTTCCCGCAATTTGGCTGCAATAAAGTCTTTTTATCAGTATCTGGTCAGAGAGCATTATCTGGAGAAAGATCCGGCCGCTCATTTAGAATCACCTAAGCTGGAGAAAAAGCTTCCGAAAATTTTAACGGTTGGTGAAGTGGAAGAGCTGCTCAAACAACCTAACAGTTTTTTACCGGCCGGTTTAAGAGATAAAGCTATGCTGGAACTTTTATATGCTACGGGAATACGGGTATCGGAGCTGATTTCGCTCAATATTTCCGATGTGAACCTTGATATGGGCTATATAAAATGCTATGGTAAAGGTTCGAAGGAACGGATTGTACCGCTTGGCTCGATTGCGTCCAAATGCGTTCAGGATTATATGTCAAAAGGACGCCCCAAGCTAGTACGTACCTATGAGGAACCGTCCCTGTTCGTCAACCATCACGGCAATCGCCTCACCCGTCAGGGCTTTTGGAAAATTATCAAGAAATATGCCCAGGAGGCCAACATCACCAAACAGATTACGCCCCATACACTACGGCATTCCTTCGCCACTCATTTGCTGGAAAATGGCGCCGACTTGCGTTCTGTACAGGAAATGCTGGGACATGCGGATATTTCGACGACCCAGATTTATACCCATGTGACCAAAAATCGGCTAAAGGAAGTATATGATAAGGCCCATCCCCGTGCATAA
- a CDS encoding phosphopentomutase, translating to MFRRIIIIVLDSVGIGASPDATDYGDSSSVNTLANIARSQGGLFLPVLEKLGLGRIAPIQGVNPVAKPLAGFGKMAELSKAKDTTSGHWEMAGCPVFTPFPVYPEGFPAEVIERFVTYTGCGSVLGNKPASGTVILDELGAQHMATGHPIVYTSADSVFQIAAHEDIIPLSKLYEFCQIARDKVCVGEHAVGRIIARPFIGEPGAFTRTANRHDYSLEPGSVTVLDRLKDAGQQVIGIGKIGDIFAQRGLTQSLKSKSNDEGMSHLANLLSQPGKPGLIFANLVDFDSVYGHRNDATGYAKALERFDAQLSLLLPQWQADDLLLITADHGCDPTSAGTDHTREYVPLIAYYPGAAGIDLGIRTTFADIAATIAENFSLPSLPYGQSFLKSL from the coding sequence ATGTTTAGACGAATTATTATTATTGTACTGGATAGTGTCGGAATTGGCGCTTCGCCGGATGCAACCGATTATGGCGATAGCTCCAGCGTGAACACCCTTGCCAATATTGCCCGCTCGCAGGGCGGGCTTTTTCTGCCTGTTTTGGAAAAACTGGGCCTTGGCCGTATCGCGCCTATTCAGGGAGTTAATCCGGTTGCTAAGCCGTTAGCCGGATTTGGTAAAATGGCCGAGTTGTCCAAGGCCAAGGATACAACCAGCGGTCACTGGGAAATGGCCGGTTGCCCGGTATTTACACCGTTTCCTGTGTATCCCGAGGGTTTTCCGGCGGAGGTTATCGAGCGGTTTGTCACATACACCGGCTGTGGCAGTGTGCTGGGCAATAAACCGGCTTCCGGTACGGTCATTCTGGACGAGTTGGGCGCACAGCACATGGCGACAGGCCACCCGATTGTCTATACTTCGGCCGATAGCGTGTTTCAAATTGCCGCCCATGAAGATATTATTCCTTTATCCAAGTTGTATGAATTTTGCCAGATTGCCCGGGACAAGGTTTGCGTCGGTGAACATGCCGTAGGCAGGATTATCGCCCGGCCGTTTATCGGTGAACCCGGTGCGTTCACTCGTACCGCCAATCGTCATGATTACAGTCTGGAGCCTGGATCAGTCACTGTGCTGGATCGGTTGAAGGATGCCGGACAGCAAGTAATTGGTATTGGAAAAATTGGTGATATTTTTGCCCAGCGGGGCCTGACTCAGTCCCTAAAGTCCAAATCAAACGATGAAGGGATGAGTCATCTTGCCAATCTGCTCAGCCAGCCAGGGAAACCGGGGCTGATTTTTGCCAATCTCGTTGATTTTGACAGTGTGTATGGGCACCGCAACGATGCGACCGGTTATGCCAAAGCCCTGGAGCGGTTTGACGCTCAGCTTTCATTGCTTTTACCTCAGTGGCAGGCCGACGATTTGCTCTTGATTACCGCCGATCATGGCTGTGATCCGACCTCTGCCGGTACCGATCATACCCGTGAATACGTGCCGCTCATTGCCTATTATCCAGGTGCCGCAGGGATTGATCTGGGGATTAGAACTACCTTTGCCGATATTGCGGCTACCATTGCAGAGAATTTCTCCTTGCCGTCGTTGCCTTATGGACAAAGCTTCCTAAAAAGCTTATAA
- a CDS encoding D-alanyl-D-alanine carboxypeptidase family protein has product MHRWQRKIVSAILTVLLLLLTSLAPIYAANTKEKSTQLTTTAESAVLMDANGTVLFEKDSHKRLPPASVTKIMTLLLAVEAVEQGKVSLTDEVSISENAYKQGGSQIWLEPGERMSLRELLIAIAVVSANDAAMAVMEHIYGSEQAGVEAMNRRAAELGLADTHFNSVNGLPAPEHYMSAYDTAIIAKEAVTHPLYLEFCGIKEYWLRGGKNWLVNTNKLLWWYKGADGLKTGWTEEAKYCFAGTAKRDGLRLISVVFATPEPRSHLRESMKLLDWGFANFSAAPIVTQGTVVEQAKVMKGVAKEVPLVAAKDLTLLMAKNKKSNIEKKVNIESDIMAPVKEGEKYGELIVTQDGQEIGKVDLVAEQAVEKAGFIRILQDMLTGLFTLG; this is encoded by the coding sequence ATGCATCGATGGCAGCGGAAAATCGTTTCGGCAATACTCACCGTGCTTTTGCTTTTATTAACTTCTCTAGCACCGATATATGCCGCCAATACCAAGGAAAAGTCAACTCAACTGACTACTACGGCGGAATCGGCCGTACTCATGGATGCGAATGGTACGGTGCTGTTTGAAAAAGACTCTCATAAGAGATTGCCACCGGCCAGCGTAACTAAAATTATGACGTTGCTCCTGGCGGTGGAAGCGGTGGAACAGGGTAAGGTCAGCTTGACTGATGAAGTCAGTATCAGCGAAAATGCCTATAAGCAGGGAGGCTCCCAAATCTGGCTGGAGCCCGGGGAAAGAATGAGCTTGCGGGAACTCTTAATTGCAATTGCCGTGGTAAGTGCTAATGATGCGGCGATGGCGGTCATGGAGCATATTTACGGTTCGGAGCAAGCCGGTGTGGAAGCTATGAATCGGCGGGCGGCCGAGCTGGGTCTGGCCGACACGCATTTTAACAGCGTTAATGGTCTGCCGGCACCGGAGCATTACATGAGCGCCTATGATACGGCAATCATTGCCAAAGAAGCGGTTACTCATCCCCTCTATCTGGAATTTTGCGGTATTAAAGAATACTGGCTGCGGGGTGGGAAAAACTGGCTGGTAAATACCAATAAATTACTATGGTGGTATAAAGGAGCCGACGGATTGAAGACAGGCTGGACAGAAGAGGCCAAATATTGCTTTGCCGGAACGGCTAAACGCGACGGGTTGCGGCTAATATCGGTTGTTTTTGCCACTCCCGAGCCGCGCTCTCATTTACGGGAAAGCATGAAACTGCTGGACTGGGGTTTTGCTAATTTTTCGGCAGCACCGATTGTTACACAGGGAACGGTTGTCGAACAGGCAAAAGTAATGAAAGGCGTAGCGAAAGAGGTTCCGCTGGTGGCGGCTAAAGATTTAACGTTGCTAATGGCGAAAAACAAGAAAAGTAATATCGAAAAAAAGGTTAATATAGAATCTGATATTATGGCTCCGGTTAAAGAAGGAGAAAAGTACGGCGAGCTGATTGTTACTCAGGATGGGCAGGAAATTGGCAAAGTGGATCTGGTAGCCGAACAGGCTGTGGAAAAGGCCGGTTTTATCCGGATTTTACAGGATATGCTGACAGGTTTGTTCACGTTAGGCTAA
- the spoIIAA gene encoding anti-sigma F factor antagonist, translating into MKTTTVLKQGVLIVQIEGELDMHGADKFRETIDTALDACGAKNMILDLQDVSFIDSSGLGVILGRYKRLSALDGRILAVRVQPQVAHILELSGLLKIIEVYPSQTDALAQL; encoded by the coding sequence TTGAAAACTACAACCGTACTTAAACAAGGGGTGTTAATTGTTCAGATAGAAGGTGAACTGGACATGCATGGCGCCGATAAATTCCGGGAGACTATCGATACGGCACTGGATGCCTGCGGCGCCAAAAACATGATTTTAGATTTGCAGGATGTATCGTTCATTGACAGCTCCGGCTTGGGTGTTATCCTCGGACGGTACAAACGTTTAAGCGCCCTGGACGGAAGAATATTGGCCGTTCGTGTTCAGCCACAGGTGGCTCACATCCTGGAGTTGTCGGGACTTTTAAAAATTATCGAAGTTTATCCATCACAAACGGATGCCTTGGCACAATTATAG
- the spoIIAB gene encoding anti-sigma F factor — protein sequence MEIKNQLTMKLQSLSENVGIARIAAAAFAAQADLPISEIDEIKVAVSEAVSNSVIHGYGNDPKAGIIECTMTLYEEMLEYIVIDYGKGIEDIALARQASYSSDPERMGLGFVFMESFMDELEVRSEVGQGTTVRMCKKISPRKTH from the coding sequence ATGGAGATAAAAAATCAGCTAACTATGAAATTACAAAGCCTCAGTGAAAACGTGGGCATTGCCCGCATTGCTGCCGCCGCTTTCGCCGCACAAGCCGATTTACCAATCAGTGAAATTGACGAAATAAAAGTGGCTGTTTCGGAGGCTGTCTCCAACAGCGTTATTCATGGCTATGGCAACGACCCTAAGGCGGGCATTATTGAATGCACGATGACGCTTTACGAGGAGATGCTGGAATATATTGTTATCGATTACGGTAAGGGAATAGAGGATATTGCTTTAGCCAGACAGGCTTCTTATTCTTCCGATCCCGAGCGCATGGGCCTGGGATTTGTTTTTATGGAGTCGTTTATGGACGAGCTGGAGGTCCGTTCAGAAGTGGGCCAGGGAACCACCGTTAGAATGTGTAAAAAAATCAGCCCCCGAAAAACGCATTAG
- a CDS encoding SigF/SigG family RNA polymerase sporulation sigma factor: MLADEELLRLIELAQRGDRAAKDRILENNLNLVRSIVYRFVNRGYEWDDLFQIGSIGLMKAIERFDAKFGVKFSTYAVPMIIGEIRRFMRDDNPIKVSRPLKELAYRVHKSQEKLQGLMGREPTIHEVAEDLQIAPQEIVAALEAVQPTASLYESAFREDGDKVLLLDQIKYCEQDNSFFDNLVLKEVLSRLPAKERRVIEMRFFEDRTQAEIASLIGLSQVQVSRIEKQALRLIRNFLQTS, encoded by the coding sequence ATGCTCGCAGACGAAGAATTGCTCAGATTAATCGAACTGGCTCAGCGGGGAGACCGGGCGGCAAAGGACCGCATATTGGAAAACAATTTGAATTTGGTACGAAGCATTGTATATCGTTTTGTAAACAGGGGGTACGAATGGGATGACTTATTTCAAATCGGGTCCATTGGTTTGATGAAAGCTATTGAGCGGTTTGACGCGAAGTTTGGTGTGAAGTTTTCCACCTATGCCGTACCGATGATCATCGGCGAGATACGCCGGTTTATGCGTGATGACAATCCGATCAAGGTCAGTCGTCCGCTAAAAGAACTGGCTTATCGGGTTCATAAAAGCCAAGAGAAGCTGCAGGGATTAATGGGACGGGAACCTACCATCCACGAAGTAGCCGAGGATTTGCAAATTGCACCGCAGGAGATTGTGGCGGCGCTGGAGGCTGTTCAGCCAACGGCTTCGCTTTATGAGTCGGCTTTCCGGGAAGATGGCGATAAGGTGCTTCTATTGGATCAAATCAAATATTGTGAACAGGACAATTCTTTTTTTGATAATCTTGTGCTGAAAGAAGTCCTGTCCCGGCTGCCTGCCAAAGAACGTAGGGTTATCGAAATGCGCTTCTTTGAGGACCGCACCCAGGCAGAAATCGCTTCATTAATTGGTTTGTCCCAGGTACAGGTGTCACGAATCGAAAAACAGGCGCTCCGGCTGATTAGAAATTTCTTACAGACTTCTTAA
- a CDS encoding dodecin family protein — translation MVVKVIELVGTSRHNWTDAVDNAVMEASKTLDDILGVEVTNFTANIDNGHIEEYRADVKIAFQVH, via the coding sequence ATGGTGGTAAAAGTCATTGAGCTTGTCGGGACCTCGCGGCACAACTGGACGGACGCGGTAGATAATGCGGTTATGGAAGCCTCGAAAACACTTGATGATATTCTTGGCGTGGAAGTAACTAATTTTACAGCCAACATTGATAATGGACATATTGAAGAATATAGAGCGGATGTGAAAATTGCCTTTCAAGTGCATTAA
- the spoVAC gene encoding stage V sporulation protein AC, translating into MVGKTEKEKMQQRYQDKFNQVKPKPPIIKNIIWAFCVGGLICLLGQWIANYFMSIGLDKKETAAATSVVMVFLGVFFTALGVYDELGKHAGAGSVVPITGFANSVAAPAMEFKREGFVFGVGAKMFVIAGPVIVYGLVTAFIMGMIYWFRHQGVM; encoded by the coding sequence ATGGTAGGAAAGACGGAGAAGGAGAAAATGCAGCAGCGGTATCAGGATAAATTTAATCAAGTTAAACCTAAACCGCCGATTATTAAAAATATTATCTGGGCCTTTTGTGTTGGCGGACTGATTTGCCTGCTGGGGCAATGGATTGCCAATTACTTTATGAGCATTGGGCTGGATAAAAAGGAAACTGCTGCCGCCACTTCCGTAGTCATGGTCTTTTTAGGTGTTTTTTTTACAGCTCTCGGCGTATATGACGAACTTGGCAAGCATGCTGGCGCCGGCTCGGTTGTTCCCATTACCGGCTTTGCCAATTCAGTGGCAGCGCCGGCGATGGAGTTTAAACGGGAGGGCTTTGTCTTTGGCGTTGGGGCAAAAATGTTTGTCATCGCCGGTCCGGTAATTGTATACGGGCTGGTAACGGCATTTATCATGGGAATGATCTATTGGTTTAGACATCAGGGGGTTATGTAG
- the spoVAD gene encoding stage V sporulation protein AD, protein MKKKIGKQSIAFLKQPVVTSTANIVGPMEGEGYLTEHFDRIMKDNLDGNQSWEQCESSMMEWAISQAVKKSNKQMADIDYVLAGDLLNQLMGTHFALRGLERPFLGLYGACSTLVESLLLGAVLIDGEFGDTVAVAASSHHDASERQYRFPTELGVQRPPIAQWTVTGAGAAVLAASGNGPRITAATVGKINDLGIKDPNAMGAAMAPAAVDTLWQHIQDTKRQPAYYDMIFTGDLGNVGKTLVLELFKEKGLDIKSNYEDCGCMIYREEQDAHAGASGCASSAVVFSGYIYRQLLEQKWRRVLLIGTGSLHSTTSYQQKESIPCIAHAVALEM, encoded by the coding sequence GTGAAAAAGAAAATAGGCAAACAGAGTATAGCCTTTCTAAAGCAGCCGGTTGTTACCAGTACGGCCAATATTGTAGGACCCATGGAGGGAGAAGGTTATCTTACCGAGCACTTTGACCGGATTATGAAGGATAATTTGGACGGCAACCAATCCTGGGAGCAATGTGAATCGTCAATGATGGAATGGGCCATTAGCCAGGCCGTCAAAAAAAGCAATAAACAGATGGCCGACATTGATTATGTTCTGGCCGGTGACCTGTTGAATCAATTGATGGGCACCCACTTTGCGCTGCGCGGTCTTGAACGTCCGTTCCTGGGACTTTACGGAGCCTGCTCCACTCTGGTGGAAAGCCTGCTGCTGGGAGCTGTCCTGATTGACGGGGAGTTTGGTGACACGGTGGCGGTGGCTGCTTCCAGCCACCATGATGCATCGGAACGGCAATATCGTTTTCCCACAGAACTTGGCGTTCAACGACCGCCGATTGCCCAGTGGACAGTAACCGGCGCGGGAGCGGCCGTGCTCGCAGCGTCTGGCAACGGGCCGCGCATCACGGCGGCTACGGTTGGGAAGATTAATGACCTGGGGATTAAAGACCCCAACGCCATGGGAGCGGCGATGGCTCCGGCGGCGGTGGATACTCTGTGGCAGCATATTCAGGATACTAAACGGCAGCCGGCCTATTATGATATGATTTTTACCGGCGATTTGGGCAATGTCGGAAAAACCCTGGTATTGGAGCTATTTAAGGAAAAGGGACTGGATATAAAAAGTAATTATGAAGACTGTGGCTGCATGATTTACCGCGAGGAGCAGGATGCTCATGCCGGAGCAAGCGGCTGTGCCAGTTCGGCAGTCGTTTTCTCGGGATATATTTACCGGCAATTACTGGAGCAAAAATGGCGCCGGGTACTGCTGATCGGAACGGGCAGTCTGCATAGTACGACCTCCTATCAGCAAAAGGAGTCCATACCGTGTATAGCCCATGCCGTTGCACTGGAAATGTAG